The following proteins come from a genomic window of Sorex araneus isolate mSorAra2 chromosome 1, mSorAra2.pri, whole genome shotgun sequence:
- the LOC129402114 gene encoding olfactory receptor 1J4-like, with the protein MMRENETRVSEFLLQGLRVPTERQGLCFILFLFMYLTTVLGNLLIILLIRIDSRLHTPMYFFLSVLAFTDVTVSSVTVPKMLIDMKTNHKSIPYAGCISQVFLLVVFVCFENLLLTVMAYDRCVAICQPLHYTTIMRQERCIALVTTSLILSFFYALMHTLLLARVSFCANITIPHFFCEIIPILEISCSDVSLNLQVIYFVGGISFYLPFISILGTYICIWATVLKNPSAKKFFKVLSTCGSHLLVVSLFYGTILKVYFLSSSSATNNKDIIASVMYMIVTPMLNPFIYSLRNRDIKQALNLLANRVKFCSQRT; encoded by the coding sequence ATGATGAGAGAGAATGAAACCAGAGTTTCTGAATTTCTCCTCCAAGGGCTCCGTGTTCCAACAGAACGTCAGGGTTTGTGCTTCATCCTCTTCCTGTTCATGTACCTGACTACAGtgttggggaacctgctcatcatcctgcttATCCGGATTGACTCTcgtctccacacccccatgtacttcttcctcagtgtCCTGGCCTTCACTGATGTGACTGTCTCATCTGTCACTGTCCCCAAAATGTTGATAGACATGAAGACAAACCACAAATCTATCCCCTATGCAGGGTGCATTTCTCAGGTGTTTTTAttagtagtttttgtttgttttgaaaatttgCTTCTTACAGTGATGGCGTATGACAGGTGTGTGGCCATCTGTCAGCCACTCCACTACACCACCATCATGAGGCAGGAGCGATGCATTGCTCTAGTAACAACATCCTTGATCCTCAGTTTCTTCTACGCTTTGATGCACACCCTCCTTTTGGCCAGAGTGTCCTTCTGTGCCAACATTACCATACCCCACTTCTTCTGTGAAATCATTCCCATCCTGGAGATAAGCTGTTCAGACGTTTCACTCAATCTCCAAGTCATTTACTTTGTTGGAGGAATTTCTTTTTATCTGCCATTCATCAGTATCTTGGGCACTTATATCTGCATATGGGCCACTGTCCTGAAGAATCCCTCTGCTAAGAAATTCTTCAAGGTCCTTTCCACCTGTGGTTCCCATCTCCTTGTTGTGTCTTTATTCTATGGAACcattcttaaagtttattttttatcctcCTCCTCTGCCACAAACAATAAAGATATAATTGCTTCTGTGATGTACATGatagtcacccccatgctgaacccttttATCTACAGCTtgagaaacagagatataaaacaagcCCTAAATTTGCTCGCTAACAGAGTCAAATTCTGTAGTCAAAGAACTTAA